caaataagcaaactagaAAAAGTAGAGTTAAATTAGTAGTTAGGCTTCGAAACAgggactgtgtttagttcacttcaaactttcaatttttccgtcacatcaaatgtttggacacatgcatggagcattaaatatggacgaaaaaaaccaattacacactttgcatgtaaattgcgagacgaatctttcgagcctaattacgccatgatttgataatgtggtgctacattaaacatttgctaatgacggattaattaggcttaatagatttgtctcgaTGTTTACaagcgaaatctgtaatttgtttgttatgattaatagattcgtctcgctgtTTACAGGCGAAATccgtaatttgttttatttttagtctacgtttaatatttcaaatgtttcaaatgtgtatccgtattaaatttttttttttgccaaaacaactaaacacggccaggGTCAATAAGCAATTGCCCTGCTTGTTATAGATACCATAGTAGATTATCTCATCTGGTATCCTTACCTTATCCGCTAAAGATTTATTGGTATGGCGGCTGTACTGGGAATCGAACCCAAGCAGAAGACCAAAACAGACCTTCCAAACTCGATTTTCCAACCGGATCACACCCACGGGTGAAATCCCTGAAGCGTTTTTCTGCAAATCGGAGTAGAACTCCATCTAGATCCATCTCTACACAAGAAAAATGGCTGCCGCCTCCTGGTCGCCCAGGCGCCGCCAAAACCCTAGCATTCCGTAAAAAACGGAGCAAATTATAATaacttttttttgggggaaattatattgtaacaaatatatgtataaagttatgttttaatttttagtATTTATATTAAAGTTATAATTTAGTTATAgtataatctatctattattatatactaaaaatccattaaacttcctgcAAACGCTCTGAAACCGCCACGTGACacccctacaaacgctcctataCCGCCACGTGgctctctaataaattagaagaattataaaaaaagcaaaacatctaatcattggttttcatttaatctggtggacccattatttttaaccgTTAGATATAGCATAAAAATGTCAATTAGATTTATTATCTTCAGAAAGCCACACATGGCACGTACGTGTACGtcaagtacgtacgtactccatccgtccaaaaaaaaaggcaaaccctggatttccgtgtccaacgtttgactgtccatcttatatgaaatttttttataattagtattttcattgttgttagatgataaaacatgattaatattttatgcatgacttgtcttgttaatttttttcatattttttttaaataagatgaacggtcaaaagTTGTacacggaaactcagggtttgtctttttttttacggacgaaGTACATATTTTGTACGTGAGCCCCACaccttattttctatttttcttttgcacgaacacatgaaaaaaataaaattcatatTTCAGCCCATATAGTTCGGAGTATGTACGTTGCACATCAGATAAAAACCACATTAAATAATTCTAGGCTTCCAGCCCATAGTTATAcaaatataagttattttgagtTGTATTGTACTCTACTCACGTCATCGAAATATTCATAAAATATCTCAATATGTGAATAATATACATTATATAATTATCTAATTGTATATCACTTAATAATATGTATTAATAAATTAGAAtttcattttcaaaaataaaaacaaatccAGTTATGAGTAACATTAAAAAAACTCCAGTTGTGagtatcattaaaaaaattactccctACTATAAGAAAATACTGTTATATCAGAATAATATTACTAAATTATCATAATTACACCCTACCAATCAAATacctaataattaaaaaaattactaaaacatgataaaaaaaacacttgAAAAATATTAGTGCACTAACCATCTACActattcattaaaaaaaaggaaagttatttttttattaattatactaTTAATAATTTTAATGTTATGATTTAATAagtaataatattatttatttgctatttttttattataccgTTTAGCCATTCGAAAAAGTGCTCGCTACAAATAAGGGAGTAACTAATCCCACAAGCATTTTAGAACACACTCCTAAATTTATTACACTTAGATACAAACACAATATGTACTATACAATATACTTGGTCAATTCTAGCCTAAAATATCAGTTGTATATCCTCACTGATCTCCATATATGTAAGTTTTATATACGAGCCATTATCCACTAATCGCCAAGTCATATTACTTACGAGAAATATCAATCGTATATACTCATTGATCCCTATTTATGTAAGTTTTATATACAAGTCATTATCCACTAATCGCCAAGTCATATTACTTACGAGGTATCTGTGCACACAGTGCATATAACGATTAGCTGAGATCTAATGAGCATGTGTGTCATCAAACACTGAAGATAAGGCAATACTAAGTGCGAAACTGTCAACAAATTATAGATAAGTAGAGGATGCAACCAATCCACCGCAAATAATAGTTGACTACAATTAGATTGCGACAACGAGTAATAGCATTCCTACACTCCTATAGATGCTTATAAGATGTCATGTGATGCTCTAATTAGATAGAATCTaagaaaagttataaaaaagcaaaacatctatcaTCGATTTACACTCAAAATCGGtgatccattattttcaaccattaaattAGATATATGACAGTAATACATTTGCCCTAAAAACTGTCCAATCTGTCcttacatacacacacaactcctacatatgtacgtacgtacgcaagagataaaaaagaaaaaaaatagtatatgaTCTATCCCATCTAGAAGTTTTCTTCCTCTTTCCAACTATAAGGTttttcccaaattgatcatatGCATAGCGACAACTCCTAGCGatatggaaaaaaaagacatgcCATGGCGCCGCCTCATGCCACCCATTGCTCCACCCTCTTCTCGTTAATTTatttgaagtatttttttttactaacgaTGTAAAAAGCAATAACATGAGCTCATATAAATGCGTGCATATGCAGTGTATGGATACACATACGTACGCTCTATCCCTATCCCTATGATAGACAAATATTTGTTCGAACAAGCATAGGTGAAATAGATGtatactatataaaaaaaataaaaacttgtATTAACTCATATGTTAGCGAAGATCACAGGTTGAGCAAATATTTTTTACGTGGTCCTCACCATTGACTGAAGCTATTAGATTTGAAGTAGGATCGAATGATCAACCGAGCTAATTTTTAAAAGAGAAATAAATTATGTCTACTCTATACAATAAATTGACTCAAAGacataaaaaaactattttcatcATCTCCATCTTCTTTCACTCACACCCTAAACAACGCCAAGCATGGATCTCAATTGACCTACTTACCAATGCAATTCTTTATAAAATTATACACCTCGCTTATCTTGAGGAGCGCGACTATATCAATGCGGAACCCAAGAATAAAGGCATCAAAGAAAAAATCTTAACGGCTaccatcggcttcacccgaTGACTTTTAAAGAGGCATTGATATAAGTTTAATGATTTTATCCAGTTAATTGGTAGAAGcggtatttttaaatatttatatatagatttgaTACCTGTAAGTTATTGTATTTGGTATGAGGTAGAGATGAACTTTTTTGGTATTAATGAtgtatttggtttatttttgatACATATATAATTCTATCTATTAAAAAGACCTTCATATTTAAAGACAATGATAGTAAGTAGTGGTGATAGGTGAGAACAAAAAGATATTCGTATTATTTAGTATGTCAACATCTATGGTTTGCCCCTCCCCCTCAAAAAGACCCACTTTTGGATTtgaatatagatatatatgtccagattcaaacaTAGaagtgaatattttttttttttgatggaaGGGAGCATTCCTTATAGTGAATATGGTGAGACAAAGCTtcatttagtattttttttataaacaataaataaactacccgcgcatgtgcgcgggctTTCTTACTAGTTATATTAATgattatattataattttagtacagttaaatttgaaagtttttcacaTTAAAAACTTGCGGCAGTTTTCTTTAGATATATAGTCTTTTTCAAGTTTATGTTTATCTCCATTTTCAACAATTTACGGTTGAGAATAACGTCAATATATTTGACATTCTTTTTACTCGACATGTCGGTAAATTCCAAAAGTATACATTGATTGCAGTATACTGCAGTAGATTCTTGATCTTAGGATTACATGCTTGCCGTACATCTTAATTAGCACATAGCTAGAATAATCAGCGTGTTAAGTTGCTCAGGGCGTACTCACTGGCCGGCCACTCCTGGAAGCCGAAGCCGGTGGCACGCCGGGGATCAACGGCGGGAGGAGGGGCACTGGCGGTAGAAGAGATGGCGggggcggtggaggcggtggtgggttgagcaacggcagcggcagcaCCGGCGGTATtaacgacgatggcggcggttgTGGGGTGAGCGGCGGCAGGATTGATGGTGGAGATGGGGTGGGGAACACCGGCGGGACGagagacggcggcgccggcgtgatTGGATTCGGCGGAATTGGCACGCCGCCGATGTTCGGCGGCTCCGGCAcgagagggagcggcgggaAGAAGATCCCTTTGTCGTCGCAGAGCTCCGGGTGGACGGCGAACGCTCCGGCGTTGAAGACtcgggcgccgtcgccgccgttgtgcttcgtggcggcgaggcggaagCCTCTGGCAGTAGCGgcggacgtggcggcggcgtcgtcgcatGGGCGCGCCGCATTGCTGGCGAGCAGCTTCACCGAGCACGACGTCACGGAGGCCAGCCGGCTCTTGGCCTCCGGCGGCAGGTGGACGCGGAACTCGCCGCGACGGTCGGTGAGGGCCTGCTGCCGGAAGACatcccgaccgttgccgtcgtgGCACCGGACGGCGACCGGGGCACCTGCACGCATGCGCAACTCACGGGCAAGAGAATCATGGACTGCAAGAAGTGGACATGGCTGAAAGCCTGGAACGTTTGAGATGGAGGAGAAGGCCCCTGCGCGCGCGCACCTGATACCGCGGCCTTGGTGGCGTCTGAGCCGGAGTGGAcggagccgacgacgacgacgacggatgaCGGTGGTTGCCGGACATTCTTCCCGCCATGGTGAGCGGCGAGATGGCAGTGGAAGCAAGAGATGACCACCGCCACGAGTAGCAGCTGCCAAGCGTGCATTCGAGCAGTGGCCACCATCTTTAGGCTAAGAATGCGAGGTGGATTAATTTGTGAACGTCTCGCCTGCTACTATTTATGAACGTGAGGAGAAGAAGAATCGAGAAGCACACTGTTGGATGCCCACGTAGCCAGCCCTGTTACCAACTTACCATTACTAACGCGCGAGAACTGGAGAATTActcccttcaaaaaaaaaaaaccctggagaattatttttattatttaatcctttttattaaataatttaaaaaacaggCCCTCCAAACTTCTCATGTCATGCCAATACTTATGGCATCACAGTGTAGCTTGGCCACGCTATTCAGACTGGTGTAGCCAAAAGTTTTAGTTTGGAAAACAAATATTTGGAGagtctatttttattttttaagtaaaaatgGTTAAATAATAAATAGAGTAAATTGTATTGATGGTACACAAACTTAAAAATGGTTAAATAATAAATAGAGTAAATTGTATTGATGGTATACAAACTTGTTAGGCGAGTGCAATTTAGTAtataaacttataaaatgcTCATTTCGGTAAAAGAACTTGTCTAGTTTGTGCGAACGAGGACCAAAATAGCTTGCAATGTTAATTTTATAAAGCTGGTGTTGATTAGGATGTGACGCCCATACGTGTAATGAGTATGTATAAGACatacaatatttataatattggtCTCTACTTTATCCTTCATCATGGAAACGATGAATGTCATATATCTCTAACCCTTATATCATTGCtcattttttcatatatttttctatgtTCACTATATATATCCCgttctattttttattgtagAGGTGTACGGATAATAGCAACCTtctcaaatatatatgtatacatagtATCCTAATCAGCCCCTATTGAAGAGGTGTATGGCTAATAGCAACCTTCTCAAATATATGTTTACATAGTATCCTAATCAGCCCCTAAATCAATAGGATTATCCATGTTCGCCTTTCTTTGCACGCACCAAACAAGCTCATGCACCAAAAACGAGTATTTTACAAGTTCGTGCATTAGATTGTACCCACTTGACAAGTTCGTATACCTTAGATGCAATTTAATTTactctaataaaaaaaatcagaactgGGCAGGTAAAATACGAACGAATGTTTTTTTAAGACGAGACGAGGGAGGTGGTAATACATTACTACATCTCTCCGGCTGCTCGCCGGATTGTATTACTGTAGAACAGTTTCCATGCACGCACAAACGACATGACATATACGTACACACAACAGGCAGCAGactataaattaatatttttataacaaataaaataaatttattatgatcATGTGTGTGTGTCTTTTACACAATTGATGAATAGTTAGCTATCACACCCTAAAGTTTCACATTTCTTTAGCCTCAATTCAATTAATAAACTGTCTCCCAAGAATTAATttgaattaacctagagctaaaccctaattaataaatacaattaATAAGTGGAAATGGTATGGTGAggtttttcttgagttccccatgatTAAATACATCAACATGATTTTTACTAGAATTTCCAAAGCAAAAGAAATCATTCTAATAATTCAAATTCGATTatcataattaaattaattgttattcttttttttcctctactTCTCTCCTCAGGTCGCTTGTCGGACCCTTCCCTTACCTCCGGCCGGCGGAGCCGGAGGGTGCAAACGTCGCTCGCATGTCCTGCACATCTCCTGCGCCCCACTCCACCCTCTCCGTGCAGCCGACGCGCTCCACTCCCCGCAACTACCTCCCACTACCAGAAACATTATTACCTCTGACGGCTAAAACCCATCACGAATAAATGAAAAACCGTCAGGAAAATCGGTCCTGACGTGTCAACGTCAGGAAAATACCGTCAGAACTAGCTTGTTGGGGAAAAAATAATTTGCCTGACGTTTGTCCGTCAGGAAAACTATTCCTGACGTGAGGAAAACTATTCCTGACGTGCGCTCACGTCAGGAATAGTTTTCCTGATGTGGATTGCACAGTCAGGTGGTTTCATACACGTCATGAAAATTAATGACCGTCGGTAGTGTCAACTACTCCCGCCGCATGTCGCTCCCCTCAAAATCGGTGGGATTAGATTTTCAAATCTGGCCgatgtctctctctccctctccactccCATGTCCGCTGCAAAATACGCCCCCCTACTTGCCACATCCGAGCTCCCTGCCACTATATAAACGACCCTCATGCTCACCTCCTTTTCCCTCATCCGTCGCTCGCTCCCGTCCCCTAActcgcgcccacgccgcctTTTCGCCGCCTCTGGTCGCCGCTAGCCGCTGCGCTAAGCCACGCCGTCACCTCCACCGGGTTCGCAAGGTCGAGGGCTACCTCAGCCGCCGTTCGTCCGTCATTGTCCGCAGCCATAACACGCCTTCCCTCAGTTCGCCGGTGAGCCCTCCATATCCACCGCCTCCGGTCGGCAATGGTTGCCGCCGTGGCCTCTCAAACCCCTCTGATCTTCTTCCCTAGGTCGTTCTGGAGCCTGTACACCCCTTGCCGCCATCGTTGTCGTCCTCCCCGTgctggtcgccgtcgtcgtcggtgaggccctcctcttttcctcctccctctccttgccgtgccgccgctcgccgtcatcGGGCCGGCTTGTCCCGAGCTGCGCTCCAGTACCCGTGGACCGGTGGTGGACCACCacggtggtcccggtccacagTGGACCTGGTGCTATGTCACCGACGGATGGGGACCGTGTGTCGGCACCCCCttcccctcgctgacgtcagcgtcGGCCTTTAATGCAAAataattgattaaggacttttgtttatagtaaaaacacaatgaatcttctagaattcatatctaatttatttgagctccgtttaagtccactCAAGTCTTAGTGAATTCATAAAAATGATTAGAATCCATTAGAAATGGTTTCATTTCCTGTTTCAGTGGACTTATATagcctgttttgcttgtgtgctttctTTGTCACATAGAATCTGGCAGTTCCGACACTCACGTCTATTACGAAGTGGTTGCAGAGGTTCGAGCAGCACCGGAGCAAGgaaagtcatgcattacaattgatcatattgtacccaatttgtAAATGTCTCGCTTTCTATTAAATGCTACATTATTTTACGATGTCATGTGAGATGGTTCCTATTACTTAGCCATATGTTGTTTACCTCATACCTTTCATAACTTGGGATCCAATATGATTAGATATTGGTTTAGAAagtgcttagccatgcttagatcaaCAAGCTCTTGATGGGGAATCTCACTAATATCTTAGACCTTGATTATTTATGATAACTTTGGATATGTACCACCATGGTATTAATTAAACTAAAATATGCTTAATGGTGGGCCGTGGGTGCATGATTTTGATAGACGTGCTCATGGCATTTAAGGATTGGTTCGCGGGTTACCCTAGAAGATTTACCATATTTACCAGAAGCCAGCATGaacaacggctgggcttgtagtgtaggtTTTCCCTAGCTGACGTACCAAGGCAAGGGTGAGCGTGATGGAATTTGGATGGGCCCTGTGATGGCCTTTGTGGCTTttggattcacctaggcacaaGAGGGGATACCTGACTTGGTTATAAAGGAGGAGGTGATCGAAACCTGAAAAGGGTACAATTTGTtagggagggttatgcgaagggtcctgtcacagtCTCCTTCTGGTATGTTATGGTGGTATATCatgcacggaaacgtgtcgtgcggctgtcttgtgggtacagttgtacacctctgatcagagtaaaactattcgaatagccgtgcccgcggttatgggcaatCAACCAGACTCGCCGTGATTTGTCTCACTCTTAATAATTTGACTTAATGGAACTAgtttagttcaggtggttggttgggcctattGCGATGTGTTGTAGCATTGTACAGTGAtaattaatattgcttaattagctTGAACAATTTACTACTTTCAACTTCtccttttaaatgctagctttatgcaaataacccttagcctcctttggaattaccttgcatcatacctcctcttggtatgacttgctgagtaaagtgggtagtactcagtcttgctctatcttcCTCACTTCAGAGGCAGAGTACTTTTCGGATGGAGGTTACTCAGAGGATTAGGCTCGTCACTGCCATCAAGGATGCCCGTGGAGTAGAGTCGCCACGCTGCGAGCGTCAAGTTGTCtagtttagctcgcttttaacTCCATCGCATATGTAGGACTTTATTACGTTTATAAGACATGGATTTGTGTATCAACTTGTCGTTCGTGTACTCTGGTTGGTCCTGGAAAGGGGTTCtaatacacattctgcttggaaattctgattcgtgaatttctggggtGACTTAAGTTTAAACAAAAGCTTAATCAAATTGAACGACAAAGGTCAGAGGAGCTTTCAACAGATAGAGCTACTCATAGACTCTCTCGCTTTTCAAATACTTTACGTACCTACtctagattttgaaatttggtagctgtaaaaatctaaaaataaataagtAGCCAAAAGAAACACCCAGTTTCTATTTATATCCACTAGCTGAATACTCATTAATTGCTTCTCAGAATCTCTAGTTCTCTCAGTAGGAAAAGAAAACTCTTGCTCCACAATCACCTCCTATTGTATGGCTCTACCGCACTAGtggttacaattttttttcatctcttgAATGTAAGTTTTCAAATTCATCCACCACTTTGCTTCAGACTTTttaagtactcccttcgtcgtTTCATTTTATAAgtcgtttaatttttttctaatcaaacttcttcaagttgatcaagtttatagaaaaatatagtaatatttttaacacaaaacaaatatattatcaaaatatattcaatgttagatttaatgaaactaatttgttattttatactccctccatccataaagttacacctatt
Above is a window of Oryza sativa Japonica Group chromosome 10, ASM3414082v1 DNA encoding:
- the LOC4348272 gene encoding uncharacterized protein, whose product is MVATARMHAWQLLLVAVVISCFHCHLAAHHGGKNVRQPPSSVVVVVGSVHSGSDATKAAVSGAPVAVRCHDGNGRDVFRQQALTDRRGEFRVHLPPEAKSRLASVTSCSVKLLASNAARPCDDAAATSAATARGFRLAATKHNGGDGARVFNAGAFAVHPELCDDKGIFFPPLPLVPEPPNIGGVPIPPNPITPAPPSLVPPVFPTPSPPSILPPLTPQPPPSSLIPPVLPLPLLNPPPPPPPPPSLLPPVPLLPPLIPGVPPASASRSGRPVSTP